The genomic region TTTTAAGTGCGATAGAAATAGGATCTTGATGACTCGCTAAGCTTGGATTATTCGAAACTTGTATAGTTTTCGGATCATAGAGATGATAATACTTTTTCGGGCAAACGAAGGGTAAATGAGGTTTCAAAAAACCCGCCGCTATAAAGAAAGGCTTATCACTTTTTACCGCACGACGCATGGTTTGAATTGTTTGCTCGGCAATCTTGCCATCTTCGTAAACGTCATCAGCTAAATCGGCGTGCTCCCAAGGTTTAACTGCCTTAGTATTTTTTTTCTTGGAAGCATTATAAGCCGCTAGATTAGCGGCGGTACAAAACCCCGACTTATCATGAGTATAATGAGCTTCACTTAAGTCCTCGTCTGCTGGGCCATGATGAATTTTCCCTAGCGTTCGCGTATAATAACCTTGCGAATCCATGAGTTTTGGAAGAGTTAAATACTGTTTTCTAAACACTTCATTAAACCATGGTGTATAAGGGAAATTGACTCCTGTTGACTGAGGACGACAGCCCGTCAGAAAGCTCGCCCTAGAGGCCGAGCAAATAGCCTGCTGAACATGAGCTCGCTCAAAGACGATGCCATTTGCTGCCAGACGATCAATATTTGGACTCTTGACTTGTTTATCACCATAACATCCGAGCATGGGGCGTAGGTCATCCACCACAATAAAGAGAATATTCGGAGGCTTCGCCATACCGACTTGACTCAACAGAAAAAAGATTAAGAGCATATACTTCATTTACTTGAGCCCTTCTTAGTACCTTTCCGCTTTTTTTTCTTTGCCTCAGCTTTTTTAGTATTAGTTCTTGGCTTTATCAAGTGTTCCGCTTCGAGGCCTCCATCCTGTTGTGATTGACGCCAAGCCAACAGTGATTTTTTGAGTTTTTCAAAGATCTCGCGCTTTTCCGGATTATTCACCAAATTGGCGTTCTCCTCTTTATCTTTACTCGTATCATAAAGCTCCCATTCAGTGGCTTCTCCAGTATAAAATTCTTTGACTTTGGGATGCTTAATGGAAGGATTCAAATTTTGGATCAACTTATAACGTCCATCACTGACTCCGCGAATTGGATAAGGTTCTTGGACTTCATTGATATTCATACTCGTATGAGCAAAGAAGACTTCTTTATGCTGTGATGGACTCGAATTCTTAATGACATTGACCAAGCTTTTGCCATCGAAACTGGATAGGTCTTCTTTGCCCGCTGCATCTAATAAGGTCGGTAAAAAATCAACCATAGAAATTAAAGCGGAGGTCTCGGCAGACATCTTCATTCCCGGCCATTGCACCATCACGGGAATCTTGACGCCACGATTATAGCTGGTCCACTTTGACCAAGGAATATTGGCACCGTGATCAGATAAATAAATAATGACTGTATTCTCTTCTAAGTTAAGCGTATTAAAAATCTTCATAAAGCGCCCAAACTCGTCGTCCACAAATTTATTTGAGGCTTCGTATTTTTGAAAACCTTTGTAGCCTTCTTCGATGTAGGGTGCATGTGGTAAATTTGATCCGTAGACCATGACGAAAGGCTTGTCGAGTGAGCTTAATAGCTGGGTGATTTTTTCATCATTGAAAG from Lentisphaera profundi harbors:
- a CDS encoding sulfatase, which translates into the protein MKYMLLIFFLLSQVGMAKPPNILFIVVDDLRPMLGCYGDKQVKSPNIDRLAANGIVFERAHVQQAICSASRASFLTGCRPQSTGVNFPYTPWFNEVFRKQYLTLPKLMDSQGYYTRTLGKIHHGPADEDLSEAHYTHDKSGFCTAANLAAYNASKKKNTKAVKPWEHADLADDVYEDGKIAEQTIQTMRRAVKSDKPFFIAAGFLKPHLPFVCPKKYYHLYDPKTIQVSNNPSLASHQDPISIALKSGVRKWWKFNKGIDDKNARQLIHSYMACVSFVDAQVGKVLNELDELGIRDETIVFFLSDHGWHLGDHGHWGKATNFELATRTPLIISLPEMKGKKLRTNALVEFVDLYPTIAELAQIPRASYLEGNSLLPLLEDPSRKWKSAVFSQYPRGKNKEGFSVRDEAWRYTEWRTRSENEVFFKELYHNSIDPQESKNLAGDPAYSDQLAKMQLKLKQGWKQALPKGVMNSSSLEAGDDSWYKRK
- a CDS encoding sulfatase-like hydrolase/transferase; translation: MLTNKFIFLALVIASFTSLTAQDKKLNFFIFVADDQYMDSLGCYNDGVTQTTPNIDAFASAALKFTNAYTPSAMCAPSRGALYSGIYPLRNGLHANHWKYFKEVKTLPDHFTDLGYESILVGKNHVKSKGNKYYKWSRQVANEEGIPGDPSKHRTFNDEKITQLLSSLDKPFVMVYGSNLPHAPYIEEGYKGFQKYEASNKFVDDEFGRFMKIFNTLNLEENTVIIYLSDHGANIPWSKWTSYNRGVKIPVMVQWPGMKMSAETSALISMVDFLPTLLDAAGKEDLSSFDGKSLVNVIKNSSPSQHKEVFFAHTSMNINEVQEPYPIRGVSDGRYKLIQNLNPSIKHPKVKEFYTGEATEWELYDTSKDKEENANLVNNPEKREIFEKLKKSLLAWRQSQQDGGLEAEHLIKPRTNTKKAEAKKKKRKGTKKGSSK